Proteins encoded in a region of the Ancylobacter sp. SL191 genome:
- a CDS encoding GlxA family transcriptional regulator yields the protein MIDLSALTRIGFLTLPNHSMIACANALEALRMANYVTETDTYAWRIVTHDGAPAVASNGLTLSPTMALHEAGPLDLLLVCGGIDVRHAASPAVADTLRRLARRGVALGALCTGSFVLAEAGLLDFYRCAVHWENLAAIREEFPDVAFVEDAFVIDRDRLTCTGGIAPLDMMLALVEARGGRGLADRVSEQFIVRRDGARASRSEARPRPSLPDPTLARAVRLMQGAIEQPSDIRHLAHRLDVSPRHLERLFRRHLGTSPAAYYLGLRLERARELLRLSPLPVTDVGLACGFQSAAHFSTAYARRFGRPPSAERHGERKASASPE from the coding sequence GTGATCGACCTCTCCGCCCTGACCCGCATCGGCTTCCTCACCCTGCCGAACCATTCGATGATCGCCTGTGCCAACGCGCTGGAGGCGCTGCGGATGGCGAATTACGTGACCGAGACCGACACCTATGCCTGGCGTATCGTGACGCACGACGGAGCGCCGGCTGTGGCGAGCAACGGGTTGACGCTCTCGCCCACCATGGCGCTGCACGAGGCCGGGCCGCTCGACCTGCTGCTGGTCTGCGGCGGCATCGATGTGCGCCATGCGGCGAGCCCGGCGGTCGCTGACACGCTGCGGCGCCTCGCCCGGCGCGGCGTGGCGCTCGGCGCGCTCTGCACGGGCAGCTTCGTGCTGGCGGAGGCGGGCTTGCTCGATTTCTACCGCTGCGCCGTGCACTGGGAGAACCTCGCCGCCATTCGCGAGGAGTTCCCCGATGTCGCCTTCGTCGAGGACGCGTTCGTCATCGACCGGGACCGGCTGACCTGCACCGGTGGCATCGCACCTCTCGACATGATGCTCGCGCTTGTCGAGGCCCGCGGCGGGCGCGGGCTCGCGGACCGCGTCTCCGAGCAGTTCATCGTGCGGCGCGACGGCGCTCGCGCGAGCCGGAGCGAGGCGCGCCCGCGCCCCTCCCTGCCCGACCCGACGCTGGCCCGCGCCGTGCGGCTGATGCAGGGGGCGATCGAGCAACCGAGCGACATCCGGCACCTCGCTCACCGGCTCGATGTGTCGCCGCGCCATCTTGAGCGGCTGTTCCGCCGCCATCTCGGCACAAGCCCGGCGGCCTATTATCTCGGGCTGAGGCTGGAGCGGGCGCGGGAATTGCTGCGCCTGTCGCCGCTGCCGGTGACCGATGTCGGTCTCGCCTGCGGCTTCCAGTCGGCGGCGCATTTCTCCACCGCCTATGCCCGCCGCTTCGGCCGCCCGCCGAGCGCGGAGCGGCATGGCGAGAGAAAGGCGAGCGCCTCTCCCGAGTAA